A window of the Henckelia pumila isolate YLH828 chromosome 3, ASM3356847v2, whole genome shotgun sequence genome harbors these coding sequences:
- the LOC140889285 gene encoding uncharacterized protein: protein MTGDRRMLSDYIPGSGPKITFGDNSKGTTMGKEFQRHTCIVKDQSGLIIMIGERSGNTYKVCLKSSFQKIKCVLPANWHEYSATRTPQQNGVAERRNRTLKEAARTMIADSGISQKFWAESVNTACYTQNRSMINKKVEKTPYEIWYGKVPVISYFKVFGCKYFILNNGKTHLTALDVRSDADIFLGYSSVSKEYREFNTKSLTVEESVHIVFHETSITNESPSLNDLSNIIEDSNLDTDDEEEIQIIQNREILCEPDQVEEQRPEEPPVDNEIPMNTDLVQHLNDQTQQGNTDHHYRWSKTHPPSLVIGNPSAPLRTRCQMINEFKHAAFISHIEPIKIEEALFDSNWIEAMQDELNQFDRNSVWHLVPRPSDKSIIGTRWVFM, encoded by the exons ATGACGGGAGACAGAAGAATGCTATCTGACTATATTCCAGGATCAGGACCTAAGATTACCTTCGGAGATAACTCTAAAGGTAcaaccatgggtaagg AATTCCAAAGGCACACTTGTATTGTAAAAGATCAATCTGGACTAATCATTATGATAGGTGAAAGAAGTGGAAATACTTATAAG GTCTGCCTAAAATcgagttttcaaaagataaagTGTGTTCTTCCTGCCAACTGG catgagtattCAGCAACTAGaacgccacaacaaaatggtgttgcagaaaggagaaataGAACTCTGAAGGAAGCTGCTAGAacaatgattgctgattcaggtatttcacaaaagttttggGCAGAATCTGTAAACACAGCTTGTtatactcagaacagatcaatgattaaTAAGAAAGTCGAAAAAACACCTTATGAGATCTGGTATGGTAAAGTTCCAGTGATATCTTATTTCAAAGTATTTGGCTGTAAATATTTCATACTTAACAATGGTAAGACTCATCTGACTGCACTTGATGTCAGATCAGATGCTGACATATTTCTTGGTTACTCATCTGTTAGTAAAGAGTATAGAGAATTTAATACTAAATCTCTaacagttgaagaatcagttcacATTGTGTTTCATGAAACATCAATCACTAATGAATCTCCAAGCTTAAATGATCTTAGTAACATAATAGAAGATTCAAATCTTGACacagatgatgaagaagagatcCAAATCATACAAAACAGAGAAATTCTTTGTGAACCAGATCAGGTTGAAGAACAGAGACCAGAAGAACCACCAGTTGATAATGAGATCCCAATGAACACAGACCTTGTTCAGCACCTTAATGATCAAACTCAACAAGGAAACACAGATCATCATTACAGATGGTCCAAAACTCATCCACCAAGTTTGGTAATAGGTAATCCATCTGCACCGTTGAGAACCAGATGTcagatgattaatgaattcaaGCATGCTGCTTTTATTTCTCATATAGAACCTATAAAGATAGAAGAAGCTCTTTTTGATAGTAATTGGATagaagctatgcaagatgaattgaacCAATTTGATAGGAACTCTGTCTGGCATTTAGTTCCTAGGCCCTCAGATAAATCTATAATAGGAACTAGATGGGTATttatgtag